The following are from one region of the Corythoichthys intestinalis isolate RoL2023-P3 chromosome 17, ASM3026506v1, whole genome shotgun sequence genome:
- the LOC130905580 gene encoding zinc finger protein 382-like isoform X1, with protein sequence MFGKTTVKLEEEFGGTKEKELEARDAICRQPRVALQDNGEKYDPEQQEPHSPDIKKEEVPLQIKEEKDTELLCVKEEQQPPSFNIKEEAQLSYIKKEDDFTELPVTDVPSKAEDSSNHHLKVKDNELLLSDSDRTMSNSSDLDNREKSFSCTYCDNGEKYDPEQQEPHSPDIKKEEVPLQIKVEDTELLCVKEEQQPHSFDIKEEAQFSYIKKEDNFTELSVTGVPSKAEDSPNHNLKVEDNELLLSDSDHTRSNSSDFDNREKSFSCTYCGKRFSRKSRLESHTRTHTGEKPFACSVCGKRFLTKAFARFHTHKDEKAFACLACGRRFLQKAHLVAHTKMHNGVRPFACSFCDCRFTTNGNLSRHTRVHTGEKPFVCGVCGTSFSEKGVLTAHVRTHTGEKPFTCSECGKAFSTKTNLKMHAQTHTGVKPYACSDCGKRYSSKTNLKKHVRTHTVEKPFACSR encoded by the exons atgtttggaaAAACGACAGTCAAATTAGAGGAGGAATTTGGTGGGACAAAAGAGAAGGAACTTGAAGCACGTGACGCTATTTGCAGGCAGCCTCGAGTTGCGTTACAAG ACAATGGAGAAAAATATGATCCTGAGCAGCAGGAGCCACATTCTCCAGACATTAAAAAAGAGGAGGTTCCCCTTCAAATTAAAGAGGAGAAGGACACGGAGCTCCTTTGCGTTAAAGAAGAGCAGCAGCCGCCTTCCTTCAACATCAAAGAAGAAGCACAGCTCTCATACATTAAAAAGGAAGACGATTTCACAGAATTGCCGGTGACTGATGTCCCTTCGAAGGCTGAAGATTCTTCAAATCACCACCTGAAAGTAAAAGACAATGAACTATTGCTCTCCGATAGCGACCGTACCATGTCCAACTCATCTGACTTGGACAACAGGGAGAAATCTTTTTCCTGCACATATTGCG ACAACGGAGAAAAATATGATCCCGAGCAGCAGGAGCCACATTCTCCGGACATTAAAAAAGAGGAGGTTCCCCTTCAAATTAAAGTGGAGGATACAGAGCTCCTTTGCGTTAAAGAAGAGCAGCAGCCGCATTCCTTCGACATCAAAGAAGAAGCGCAGTTCTCATACATTAAAAAGGAGGACAATTTCACAGAATTGTCGGTGACTGGTGTCCCTTCAAAGGCTGAAGATTCTCCAAATCACAACCTGAAAGTAGAAGACAATGAACTATTGCTCTCTGATAGCGACCATACCAGGTCCAACTCATCTGACTTTGACAACAGGGAGAAATCTTTTTCCTGCACGTATTGCGGTAAAAGATTCTCCCGTAAGAGCCGCTTAGAAAGCCACACCAGAACACATACTGGTGAGAAACCTTTCGCCTGTTCAGTTTGCGGTAAACGATTCTTGACCAAAGCGTTCGCCAGATTCCACACCCACAAAGACGAGAAAGCGTTCGCCTGCCTGGCGTGCGGTCGCCGGTTCTTGCAAAAAGCGCACCTCGTAGCCCACACGAAAATGCACAACGGCGTCAGACCTTTCGCCTGCTCGTTTTGCGATTGTCGGTTCACCACAAACGGGAATTTGAGCAGGCACACGAGGGTACACACCGGCGAGAAACCATTTGTCTGCGGCGTTTGCGGTACAAGCTTCTCAGAGAAGGGCGTTTTAACCGCACATGTCAGAACGCACACCGGAGAGAAACCATTCACCTGTTCCGAATGCGGGAAAGCTTTCTCGACAAAGACCAACTTAAAGATGCACGCGCAAACACACACTGGTGTGAAACCGTATGCCTGCTCCGACTGCGGGAAACGCTACTCGTCAAAGACCAACTTAAAGAAGCACGTGCGAACACACACCGTTGAGAAACCGTTTGCCTGCTCCCGGTAG
- the LOC130905580 gene encoding involucrin-like isoform X2: protein MFGKTTVKLEEEFGGTKEKELEARDAICRQPRVALQDNGEKYDPEQQEPHSPDIKKEEVPLQIKEEKDTELLCVKEEQQPPSFNIKEEAQLSYIKKEDDFTELPVTDVPSKAEDSSNHHLKVKDNELLLSDSDRTMSNSSDLDNREKSFSCTYCDNGEKYDPEQQEPHSPDIKKEEVPLQIKVEDTELLCVKEEQQPHSFDIKEEAQFSYIKKEDNFTELSVTGVPSKAEDSPNHNLKVEDNELLLSDSDHTRSNSSDFDNREKSFSCTYCGKRFSRKSRLESHTRTHTEYKTNKASKNAD, encoded by the exons atgtttggaaAAACGACAGTCAAATTAGAGGAGGAATTTGGTGGGACAAAAGAGAAGGAACTTGAAGCACGTGACGCTATTTGCAGGCAGCCTCGAGTTGCGTTACAAG ACAATGGAGAAAAATATGATCCTGAGCAGCAGGAGCCACATTCTCCAGACATTAAAAAAGAGGAGGTTCCCCTTCAAATTAAAGAGGAGAAGGACACGGAGCTCCTTTGCGTTAAAGAAGAGCAGCAGCCGCCTTCCTTCAACATCAAAGAAGAAGCACAGCTCTCATACATTAAAAAGGAAGACGATTTCACAGAATTGCCGGTGACTGATGTCCCTTCGAAGGCTGAAGATTCTTCAAATCACCACCTGAAAGTAAAAGACAATGAACTATTGCTCTCCGATAGCGACCGTACCATGTCCAACTCATCTGACTTGGACAACAGGGAGAAATCTTTTTCCTGCACATATTGCG ACAACGGAGAAAAATATGATCCCGAGCAGCAGGAGCCACATTCTCCGGACATTAAAAAAGAGGAGGTTCCCCTTCAAATTAAAGTGGAGGATACAGAGCTCCTTTGCGTTAAAGAAGAGCAGCAGCCGCATTCCTTCGACATCAAAGAAGAAGCGCAGTTCTCATACATTAAAAAGGAGGACAATTTCACAGAATTGTCGGTGACTGGTGTCCCTTCAAAGGCTGAAGATTCTCCAAATCACAACCTGAAAGTAGAAGACAATGAACTATTGCTCTCTGATAGCGACCATACCAGGTCCAACTCATCTGACTTTGACAACAGGGAGAAATCTTTTTCCTGCACGTATTGCGGTAAAAGATTCTCCCGTAAGAGCCGCTTAGAAAGCCACACCAGAACACATACTG AATATAAAACCAACAAGGCAAGCAAAAATGCTGACTAA